The following are encoded together in the Candidatus Zixiibacteriota bacterium genome:
- the mnmA gene encoding tRNA 2-thiouridine(34) synthase MnmA produces the protein MLAKKTVAVAMSGGVDSSLAALLLKQQGFAVFGVTMKLWEFDDVGATKPSELKCCSVELINTARSVCDQFDIPHHTLDMTSSFKECVISNFIKEYQSGRTPNPCVVCNTKIKWDVLIKKVTAMGADYLATGHYARIEYNSKFHRHALRKGLDQKRDQSYFLWGLQQADLKRTIFPLGQITKRRTRELAKQCGLRNSDAPESREICFIHDDDYRRFMKEIAEGPDQPGDFIDENGKIVGQHDGVSMYTVGQRKGLGIALGYPAYVRAIDVKNNVIHLGHEEDLKSRKFLVEQLNWITIPKPSVPIECMVKIRYGAKPVPGVISPFGEGVYVVELKEPLKAITPGQSAVFYSQDFVYAGGIICSTKD, from the coding sequence ATGTTGGCAAAAAAGACTGTGGCTGTCGCAATGTCTGGCGGGGTCGATTCTTCCCTCGCGGCGTTGCTATTAAAACAGCAGGGCTTTGCCGTGTTTGGTGTCACGATGAAGCTCTGGGAATTCGATGATGTTGGGGCAACGAAGCCGTCAGAACTCAAGTGCTGCTCGGTTGAGTTGATTAATACTGCACGATCTGTTTGTGACCAGTTTGACATTCCTCATCATACTCTCGATATGACCAGCTCTTTCAAGGAGTGCGTGATATCGAATTTCATTAAGGAATATCAGAGTGGACGCACTCCGAATCCGTGCGTTGTATGCAATACGAAGATAAAGTGGGACGTGCTAATCAAGAAAGTCACCGCTATGGGCGCCGACTATCTGGCAACCGGCCACTATGCAAGAATAGAGTACAACAGCAAGTTTCATCGACATGCCCTGCGCAAGGGACTGGATCAGAAGCGCGATCAGTCATACTTCTTGTGGGGATTGCAACAGGCTGACTTGAAGCGGACGATCTTCCCGCTGGGACAGATCACAAAACGGCGGACACGCGAATTAGCTAAGCAGTGTGGGCTTAGAAACTCCGACGCGCCGGAGTCGCGCGAGATCTGCTTCATCCATGATGACGATTATCGCAGATTCATGAAAGAGATCGCCGAGGGTCCGGATCAGCCGGGCGACTTCATAGATGAGAACGGCAAGATCGTTGGGCAGCATGACGGTGTTTCGATGTACACTGTGGGACAGCGCAAAGGGCTTGGCATAGCTCTAGGGTATCCTGCCTATGTCAGAGCGATTGATGTAAAGAACAACGTCATTCATCTTGGTCATGAGGAGGATCTCAAATCCAGGAAATTCCTCGTCGAGCAGCTGAACTGGATCACTATTCCGAAGCCTTCTGTTCCGATTGAGTGCATGGTCAAGATCAGATATGGTGCGAAGCCTGTACCTGGTGTGATCTCTCCTTTTGGAGAGGGCGTCTATGTCGTCGAACTCAAGGAGCCACTCAAGGCCATCACTCCGGGACAATCGGCTGTCTTCTACAGTCAGGACTTCGTTTACGCTGGTGGTATCATTTGCAGCACAAAGGATTAG
- a CDS encoding metal-dependent hydrolase — MAKIKFLGHSCFTIATGNTNLIIDPFLTGNPMAGAKASEIKADYILVTHGHGDHFGDTIEIAKNNDATVIGPNEIAVFCKGKGLKAHNMHIGGAWNFPFGKVKLTIAHHGFSSGESGLDIGGNPCGFVFTVEGKNIYHAGDTGLFMDMQIIGEVGLDLAMLPIGDNFTMGIDDAVRAVDFLKPKKVVPMHYNTFDLVKADPQEFKSKVKGAECVVMAVGDSMEV; from the coding sequence ATGGCGAAGATAAAGTTTCTCGGTCATTCCTGTTTCACGATTGCCACGGGCAATACGAATCTTATCATAGATCCTTTCCTGACCGGCAATCCGATGGCAGGAGCGAAAGCTTCGGAAATCAAAGCTGACTACATACTTGTCACTCACGGTCACGGAGATCATTTCGGTGACACAATCGAGATCGCCAAGAACAACGATGCCACCGTTATTGGTCCCAATGAGATCGCGGTATTCTGCAAGGGCAAAGGCCTCAAGGCGCACAATATGCACATTGGCGGCGCATGGAATTTCCCGTTCGGGAAAGTGAAATTGACGATCGCTCACCACGGATTCTCATCCGGCGAAAGTGGTCTTGATATTGGCGGAAATCCGTGCGGCTTTGTGTTCACCGTAGAAGGTAAAAACATCTACCATGCGGGTGACACAGGTCTCTTCATGGACATGCAGATCATCGGTGAAGTGGGGCTTGATCTGGCGATGCTCCCAATTGGTGACAATTTCACTATGGGTATCGACGATGCAGTGAGGGCGGTTGATTTTCTTAAGCCGAAGAAAGTCGTCCCGATGCATTACAATACGTTCGACCTGGTGAAAGCTGATCCCCAGGAATTCAAATCGAAGGTCAAGGGTGCGGAGTGCGTCGTGATGGCAGTCGGTGACAGCATGGAAGTCTAG
- a CDS encoding AsmA family protein: MAGRKGFRILLWLAAIAVVLVLVVYAAVLILLPQDKIVELIIPRVEKALNRKVTVGDVSFTIWSGIGLRLSDLEVKNPKGFDNPNMLILDHLDVKVKFFPLFKKRLEITSIVLDGLRVNLARTATGLTNYSDLGGAPEYGVERIEPEQAAAALPFSFENLVLSNSSLVYVDDSSGYSIALDGIKLKSTLLTESDRSSMKSSGEMSVDGFTYTVSGEEHPLPSLKLELRHDLTYAPQGDSMTVNSLDFALNELKGKLTGSITSISAEPILDLNIRTEDLSLNDILESIPVEAFPQVADLVGSGKLHMVGDYRGPARLTRIAEIEGKVSMNGIELAHESFKGKLKIKLAELNFTQSNLTFFTDDAELSGEPFKLKAIVDNLPDPSISAEFSMNLNLSVFQPYMEPDADLSGRMKIETTAYGKMNETASMSLLGSLEIENLKYRSKSMDFPVDDLDATFEFLGKDAVVKKFDADLGESDISIQGKIKGFTPYVFLLGDVERKPHFTGRVTSQYLDIDGLFPEEVESVGEPSSVATDTSMLFLPDFDADGTFSISEGIYSLVAFEDATGKYDLTDYVLSIDSVNAKVYDGKVTGSAIIDIENFDRPEYQADYSARGIEINSFLSRFTSFENHLFGEFDIDGSFSGAGAEVKDLLPTLKLSGTGKMRDGKLLNFDLISKLAESVGAKVSNEEKIRDLIGSYRVENGRVFLDDLFLTSSTGDWRLSGSVGFDGSLSYAGDVKLSAKASENLDFLGGLKALFQSDKGDVVLPFKLTGSYAAPEIALDTSPLKENVDNKIKNEKKNLLDKLFKK; this comes from the coding sequence ATGGCTGGCAGGAAGGGTTTCAGAATATTGCTTTGGCTCGCTGCAATAGCAGTCGTGCTTGTTCTCGTCGTTTATGCCGCAGTCTTGATACTTCTCCCGCAAGATAAGATTGTCGAGCTGATCATTCCGAGGGTCGAAAAGGCGTTGAATCGCAAGGTAACTGTTGGAGACGTATCCTTCACGATCTGGAGCGGCATCGGTCTGCGATTGTCCGACCTCGAAGTGAAAAATCCGAAGGGTTTCGACAATCCTAACATGCTTATACTCGACCACCTTGATGTGAAAGTGAAATTCTTCCCGCTGTTCAAGAAACGCCTCGAAATTACCAGCATTGTTCTTGATGGCCTCAGAGTGAACCTGGCGCGAACTGCTACGGGTCTGACCAATTACAGCGATCTGGGAGGGGCACCCGAATATGGCGTTGAACGGATAGAGCCGGAACAGGCTGCGGCTGCGCTGCCGTTCAGCTTTGAGAATCTGGTGCTGTCCAATTCATCACTTGTCTACGTCGATGATTCGTCCGGGTACTCGATTGCGCTCGATGGAATCAAACTCAAGAGTACATTGCTAACAGAAAGTGACCGGAGCTCGATGAAATCGAGCGGTGAGATGAGTGTCGATGGTTTCACGTACACCGTTTCGGGGGAGGAGCATCCCTTGCCGTCGCTGAAACTGGAGCTGCGACATGATCTCACATACGCCCCTCAAGGCGACAGTATGACAGTCAATAGTCTCGATTTTGCGCTTAATGAACTCAAGGGCAAGCTGACAGGCTCAATTACCAGCATCTCAGCCGAGCCGATTCTCGATCTGAACATCCGAACAGAGGATTTGAGCTTGAACGATATCCTTGAGTCGATTCCGGTCGAAGCGTTTCCTCAAGTCGCCGATCTCGTAGGCTCAGGCAAGCTTCATATGGTCGGAGATTATCGCGGTCCGGCGAGACTGACTCGTATCGCTGAGATCGAGGGTAAGGTGTCTATGAACGGTATCGAGTTGGCGCATGAAAGTTTCAAAGGAAAGCTTAAGATCAAACTCGCCGAGCTCAACTTCACGCAGTCAAATCTGACATTTTTCACAGATGATGCCGAACTCTCTGGCGAACCATTCAAACTGAAAGCGATTGTGGACAACCTTCCCGATCCGAGCATCTCGGCGGAATTCAGCATGAATCTGAATCTCAGCGTATTCCAGCCATATATGGAGCCGGATGCTGATTTGTCCGGCAGAATGAAGATCGAAACTACCGCATACGGCAAGATGAATGAGACAGCATCCATGTCTCTGCTCGGATCGCTGGAAATCGAGAATCTGAAATACCGCTCCAAATCGATGGATTTCCCGGTTGATGACCTCGATGCTACCTTTGAATTTCTTGGTAAGGATGCGGTGGTGAAGAAGTTCGACGCCGATCTTGGTGAATCTGACATTTCCATCCAGGGGAAGATCAAGGGATTTACACCATACGTCTTCCTGCTCGGAGATGTAGAACGTAAACCGCACTTCACCGGTCGGGTGACGTCGCAGTATCTCGATATCGATGGTCTCTTTCCCGAGGAAGTGGAGAGTGTCGGTGAACCGAGCTCTGTAGCGACTGATACCTCCATGCTCTTCCTGCCTGATTTCGACGCCGACGGCACGTTTTCCATATCAGAAGGCATTTACTCTCTCGTTGCTTTTGAGGATGCCACCGGGAAGTATGATCTTACAGACTACGTGCTCTCAATTGACAGCGTGAATGCCAAGGTCTATGATGGTAAAGTAACGGGTTCGGCCATCATCGATATCGAGAACTTCGATAGGCCGGAATATCAGGCAGATTATTCCGCCAGAGGAATTGAGATAAACAGTTTCCTCTCCCGCTTCACGTCGTTCGAGAACCACTTATTCGGAGAGTTCGACATCGACGGGTCATTCTCCGGTGCCGGGGCTGAAGTCAAAGATCTGCTTCCCACGCTCAAACTCAGCGGCACCGGGAAGATGCGCGATGGGAAATTGCTGAATTTCGATCTGATCAGCAAGCTTGCCGAATCTGTCGGCGCCAAAGTCTCTAATGAAGAGAAGATACGCGATCTCATCGGTTCGTATAGGGTTGAGAACGGGCGAGTATTCCTGGATGATCTATTCCTGACATCATCCACGGGAGACTGGCGCCTGAGCGGCTCAGTAGGATTCGATGGTTCTCTTTCAT